The Bordetella sp. FB-8 genome includes a window with the following:
- a CDS encoding GH36-type glycosyl hydrolase domain-containing protein, translated as MFQFARAAWSRRNPSPWNSIAPVRDELFGEERLMQHARSLAGAQSILKQTRACPSLTARLKDNARQLLRAYETTVTAAGNGEPITPAAEWLLDNYHLVEDQVRQIRDDLPASYYRQLPKLSAGSFSCYPRVFGLAWAFVAHTDSHFDPNLLCRFVEAYQTVQPLTIGELWAVAITLRIVLIENLRRLADEITDGRIARVDADAMADRLLGVAGHAPQAIETLLVRYGRSALRDTFAVQLIQRLHDQDPEAMPAIAWLHARLIAQNTTVEQIVAAVHQNQGAASLTVRNVITSMRLISDVDWSDLFERMSPVDERLRVYPQFVDMDFATRNLYRGAIEVLARGSSLSEIDIADRAVAAAQTATQDTAAKESAAQAMRQHTVDPGYYLLGAGRHAFETAIGYRPPARLWLHRFTRRVGLGGYIARILLLAALLLGGILALLAGFVPHAGWLVWLGLAGILPTLDAAVAIANRGVMRDVNAVVLPGLALRDGVPAEMRTVVAVPTLLTTRAALTEQIERLEIHHLASGAGEIYYALLSDWTDSPTELTDDDQGLLAAAAAGIAELNRRYPATPHGARFLLLHRRRIWNQEQRHWMGWERKRGKLHELNRLLRGATDTSFVAIDGHTPITPPQVRYVITLDADTRLPRDTVRRLIGKMAHPLNRPVFDPQSQRVVEGYGVLQPRVTPSLPLGAEGSLFQRILSSPSGIDPYAAAVSDVYQDLFDEGSYVGKGIYDIDAFELALAGRVPNNTMLSHDLFEGIFARAGLASDIEVVEAFPDRYDVAMARQHRWARGDWQLLPWLFPVRQRAALTLQATGRWKILDNLRRTLAAPATFLALLVGWAFPLPCALLWSIYVVATIGVPAMLPVLGAFMPHWRRAHVKMTFGSLLRTWLTDFYLALVRTGFSIVFLAQQAWSMCDAISRTLFRVLISHRHLLEWTTAAETGANERRSLDALFFWMRGGVMLALFGTTASAWMAWHLGNGGAWVGIPFVIAWLASPVIAHRVSIAPRSACDLNIDSDDALHLRLYARRNWRYFETFVTTDEHMLPPDNLQEEPRQIVAHRTSPTNVGLYLLATVSAREFGWLGTHDAIARLETTFATLQSLPRHRGHFYNWYDTQSLQALEPRYVSSVDSGNLAGHLIAVGNACRAWAQQPAGAASSAFSGIRDSLALLSMSVSAHAARHSRTLLHDEFDQASGALQAALAVDGPARVPGACTPASEIGPARSAAEPMPTWSRIKLLAATVADIAHALVDEVHQNSADVGGEVLFWIGALERVVHGHCCDDDRVPESASLAARLNAIADTALQMSDAMEFGFLLDPVRGLLSIGYAVGDGRLDPSSYDMLASEARLASFIAIAKGDIPARHWFRLGRVATPVPGGAALVSWSGSMFEYLMPSLVMRAPAESLIARTNSLVVRRQIRYGAALGLPWGISESAFNARDLEFTYQYSSFGIPDLGLKRGLGHDIVIAPYATALAAMVAPGAAVSNFERIVAAGGIGRFGFYEALDYTPARVPEGQRVAVVRAFMAHHQGMSIVAIANALLNGRLRGFFHAEPAIQATELLLQERMPSRVAVAHLRVDEERVDVAMRGTGPAVARRLFSADGPLPATHLLSNGRYTVMLTAAGSGYSRRGNVAVTRWREDATCDDSGSYLYLRDAESGELWSATWQPIGAVPDRYEVKFMEDRAQFLRQDGTLTTTFDVVVSPEEDAEVRRVSLTNEGARVRVIEFTSYAEIVLAPPAADQSHPSFSKLFVETEFLPGSNAILATRRRREVGEPEVWAAHLAQISGDAVGAVEIETDRARFIGRGKSVRLPQGLASGRRLGNSAGVVLDAVFVLRQRLCIRPGETASVDFWTIVADSRTQLLDLVDKHRDGEPFARAAMLAWTQAQIQLRHIGVSPDEACLFQQMAGHLLYNDASLRPASAALLRGTAAVQAAGGIGAAPLWAHGVSGDLPILLVRIDDVEHMALVRQLVHAHEYWRMKRFAVDLVIINERVMSYAQELQAALETLVRSRQVQPAPIGAVHGDIFVLRADLMSDASLALFPVAARAVLAARNGRLLEQLRRLTNFRPATPLRLVSPSAQAYPPRPVLAAGLAPAAALECFNGLGGFANGGREYVTVLASGQCTPMPWVNIVANPSCGFLVSAEGSGYTWASNSRDHPLTPWSSDAVVDPPAEVFYVRDDETGVLWGPQANPMRRNPQGAASYVARHGQGYSRFTHTAEEVALELLQFVPREDPVKISRLVLRNLSSRTRRLSVTAYAEWALGASRSIAAPHTVSEIDAQTGAMFASNARAGVYRGRVAFADLAGRQSAWSADRREFIGRNGSLANPAGLGSVPLSGRVGAGLDPCAALQTEIELAPGGAAEIVFLLGEAQAPEAARQLIVRYREADLDAVLAEVTAFWDETLETVQVATPDRTMDVLLNRWLLYQTLASRIWARAGFYQASGAYGFRDQLQDGMALAVARPELTREHLLRAAARQFQEGDVQHWWLPDDGAGVRTHISDDRAWLAYTAAQYIEVTGDNAILDVMVPFIEGPPLAAGEHDAYFTPRVSQTSVPLFEHCARALDQSLGLFGAHGLPLMGTGDWNDGMNRVGAAGRGESVWLGWFLYATLLAFEPLARSRADSERADRWLLRVEALREALESAGWDGQWYRRGYYDDGTPLGSAANDECAIDAIAQSWSVLSGAADASRAECAMAALDDRLIRRDEGLALLFDPPFDHGQADPGYIKGYPPGIRENGGQYTHAAVWSMLAFAKMGDGDRAAHLFSLLNPINRSFTRSGMNRYKVEPYVMAADVYSVDPHAGRGGWTWYTGSAGWMYRAGIEGLLGLRKRGAQLSIDPCIPRIWPGFTAVLRHGAARYEITVENPQGVNRGVSRIVMDGIEFESGKTAVPLVDDAARHRVTVTLGRP; from the coding sequence ATGTTTCAATTTGCACGTGCCGCATGGAGCCGCAGGAACCCATCGCCATGGAACAGCATCGCGCCGGTGCGCGACGAGTTGTTTGGCGAAGAGCGGCTGATGCAGCACGCGCGCAGCCTCGCTGGTGCTCAGTCCATCCTGAAGCAGACTCGCGCCTGCCCCTCCCTGACGGCGCGGCTCAAGGATAATGCGCGCCAGCTCTTGCGGGCCTACGAAACGACGGTGACGGCGGCGGGAAACGGTGAGCCGATCACTCCGGCCGCAGAATGGTTGCTCGACAACTACCACCTGGTCGAAGACCAGGTGCGCCAGATCCGCGATGACCTGCCAGCCAGCTACTACCGGCAATTGCCCAAGCTTAGCGCCGGCTCGTTCTCCTGCTATCCACGCGTTTTCGGCCTTGCGTGGGCATTCGTCGCGCATACCGATAGTCACTTTGACCCCAACCTGCTTTGCAGGTTCGTAGAGGCATACCAGACCGTGCAGCCGCTGACCATCGGCGAACTCTGGGCCGTGGCCATTACGCTGCGCATTGTGCTGATCGAAAACCTGCGGCGACTGGCCGACGAAATTACCGACGGCCGCATCGCGCGAGTCGATGCCGATGCAATGGCCGATCGTCTGCTCGGCGTGGCCGGCCATGCGCCTCAGGCCATCGAAACACTACTCGTGCGCTATGGCAGATCGGCTTTGCGCGATACCTTCGCGGTGCAATTGATACAGCGGCTGCACGATCAGGACCCGGAGGCGATGCCGGCCATTGCATGGCTGCACGCGCGCTTGATCGCTCAGAACACGACGGTGGAGCAAATTGTTGCCGCGGTGCATCAGAATCAGGGTGCGGCAAGCCTGACCGTGCGCAATGTGATTACGAGCATGCGCCTGATTTCCGACGTGGACTGGAGCGACCTGTTTGAGCGCATGAGTCCCGTTGACGAGCGATTGCGCGTATACCCACAGTTCGTAGACATGGATTTCGCCACGCGCAATTTGTATCGCGGCGCGATCGAGGTGTTGGCGCGCGGATCGTCGCTGAGCGAGATCGATATCGCGGATCGTGCCGTCGCCGCCGCACAGACGGCGACGCAGGATACGGCCGCGAAAGAGTCTGCCGCGCAAGCGATGCGGCAGCACACCGTCGATCCCGGCTATTACTTGCTGGGGGCCGGCCGGCACGCTTTCGAGACGGCAATCGGCTATCGCCCGCCGGCGAGGCTGTGGCTGCACCGTTTCACGCGCCGCGTCGGTCTGGGTGGCTACATCGCTCGCATTTTGCTGCTTGCGGCCCTGCTGTTGGGCGGCATTCTGGCGCTGCTGGCCGGCTTTGTGCCCCATGCCGGCTGGCTTGTATGGTTGGGTCTGGCAGGCATATTGCCCACGCTGGATGCGGCCGTGGCAATTGCCAATCGAGGGGTGATGCGTGACGTCAATGCGGTCGTTCTGCCAGGTCTGGCGCTGCGCGACGGCGTTCCGGCCGAGATGCGCACGGTGGTGGCCGTTCCAACGCTGCTGACCACACGGGCCGCGCTGACCGAACAGATCGAGCGGCTGGAGATTCATCATCTTGCGAGCGGAGCGGGCGAAATTTACTACGCGCTGCTATCGGACTGGACGGACTCACCGACCGAGCTGACCGATGATGACCAAGGCCTTCTGGCTGCCGCGGCCGCAGGAATCGCGGAACTGAACCGGCGCTATCCGGCCACGCCGCATGGCGCCCGCTTCCTGCTATTGCATCGGCGGCGCATCTGGAATCAAGAGCAAAGGCATTGGATGGGCTGGGAGCGCAAGCGCGGCAAACTGCACGAACTCAACCGTCTGTTGCGCGGCGCGACGGACACTTCTTTCGTCGCCATCGATGGGCATACGCCGATCACGCCGCCGCAAGTTCGCTATGTGATCACCCTCGATGCGGACACCCGCCTGCCGCGTGATACGGTGCGCCGCCTGATCGGCAAGATGGCGCATCCGCTGAATCGTCCGGTGTTCGACCCGCAGAGCCAGCGCGTTGTAGAAGGATATGGCGTTTTACAGCCCCGTGTGACGCCGTCATTGCCACTCGGCGCCGAGGGTTCGCTGTTTCAGCGCATTTTATCGAGCCCTAGCGGAATTGATCCTTATGCCGCGGCCGTGTCCGACGTGTACCAGGATCTGTTCGACGAAGGCTCCTACGTAGGCAAGGGAATTTACGATATCGATGCCTTCGAGCTGGCGCTCGCCGGGAGGGTGCCGAACAACACGATGCTCAGCCACGACCTGTTCGAGGGGATATTCGCGCGCGCGGGCCTGGCGTCCGATATCGAAGTGGTCGAGGCATTTCCGGACCGGTACGACGTCGCCATGGCGCGCCAGCATCGATGGGCGCGCGGTGACTGGCAACTGCTGCCTTGGCTGTTTCCGGTGCGGCAGCGGGCCGCCCTGACATTGCAGGCCACGGGACGCTGGAAGATCCTGGACAACTTGCGTCGCACCTTGGCGGCACCCGCGACCTTCCTCGCGTTATTGGTCGGCTGGGCTTTTCCGTTGCCTTGCGCATTGCTCTGGAGCATCTATGTCGTGGCGACAATCGGAGTGCCTGCAATGCTGCCCGTGCTGGGGGCGTTCATGCCGCACTGGAGGCGAGCGCACGTGAAAATGACGTTCGGCAGTCTGTTGCGTACTTGGCTGACCGATTTTTACCTGGCCCTGGTTCGGACCGGCTTTTCGATTGTGTTCCTGGCTCAGCAGGCATGGTCGATGTGCGATGCGATCTCGCGCACGCTGTTTCGTGTTCTGATCAGCCATCGGCATCTGCTTGAATGGACCACTGCAGCCGAAACCGGTGCAAATGAACGGCGTTCGCTTGATGCGCTTTTCTTCTGGATGCGCGGCGGCGTCATGCTTGCCCTGTTCGGAACGACGGCCAGCGCATGGATGGCATGGCACCTGGGAAACGGCGGGGCGTGGGTCGGCATTCCGTTTGTGATCGCCTGGCTGGCCTCGCCGGTCATCGCCCATAGGGTGAGCATCGCACCACGATCGGCATGCGATCTGAATATCGATTCCGACGACGCGCTGCACCTGCGTCTGTATGCCCGCCGCAATTGGCGCTATTTCGAGACTTTTGTCACGACGGACGAACATATGCTGCCGCCGGACAATTTGCAGGAAGAGCCGCGCCAGATCGTCGCGCACCGCACGTCCCCGACCAATGTCGGGCTTTATCTTCTTGCGACAGTCAGCGCGCGGGAGTTCGGCTGGTTGGGTACGCACGATGCGATCGCGCGACTGGAGACCACGTTCGCAACGCTGCAAAGCCTGCCCCGGCATCGAGGCCATTTCTACAATTGGTACGACACGCAGAGTCTGCAGGCGCTGGAGCCGAGGTATGTGTCATCTGTCGATAGCGGAAATCTTGCGGGTCATTTGATCGCGGTGGGCAATGCCTGCCGCGCGTGGGCGCAACAGCCGGCAGGGGCGGCATCGAGCGCTTTCTCTGGCATACGCGATAGCCTTGCCCTGTTGAGCATGTCAGTCAGCGCGCATGCGGCTCGGCATTCCCGTACGCTCCTGCATGACGAGTTCGATCAGGCATCGGGTGCGCTTCAGGCTGCTCTGGCGGTCGATGGGCCGGCTAGGGTTCCCGGCGCTTGCACGCCCGCATCCGAAATCGGACCCGCCCGATCGGCTGCCGAGCCGATGCCGACATGGTCCAGAATCAAGCTGCTCGCCGCGACAGTGGCTGACATTGCGCATGCGTTGGTTGATGAGGTTCATCAGAATTCGGCCGACGTGGGCGGTGAGGTGCTGTTCTGGATTGGCGCGCTCGAACGTGTGGTTCATGGACACTGCTGCGACGACGATCGTGTGCCGGAGTCGGCGTCTCTGGCCGCGCGACTAAATGCCATAGCCGATACGGCGCTGCAAATGTCTGATGCAATGGAGTTCGGCTTTCTGCTGGATCCGGTCCGCGGCCTGTTGTCGATCGGTTATGCCGTCGGGGACGGGCGGCTCGACCCAAGCAGTTATGACATGCTGGCCTCCGAGGCGCGGCTGGCCAGTTTTATCGCCATCGCCAAGGGTGATATTCCCGCACGCCACTGGTTTCGGCTGGGCCGCGTCGCCACGCCGGTTCCCGGCGGCGCGGCACTGGTGTCCTGGTCTGGTTCGATGTTCGAATACCTGATGCCATCGCTGGTCATGCGCGCGCCGGCAGAAAGCCTGATTGCGCGGACCAACAGCCTGGTCGTACGCCGGCAGATCCGCTACGGCGCCGCGCTCGGACTGCCCTGGGGCATTTCTGAATCTGCCTTCAATGCGCGTGATCTTGAATTTACTTATCAATACTCGAGTTTCGGCATCCCGGATCTGGGGCTCAAGCGCGGTCTTGGTCATGACATCGTGATCGCACCCTACGCGACAGCGCTGGCTGCCATGGTTGCGCCAGGCGCGGCTGTGAGCAACTTCGAACGTATTGTCGCCGCCGGCGGAATTGGCCGGTTCGGGTTCTACGAGGCGCTCGACTATACGCCGGCGCGTGTGCCCGAAGGCCAGCGGGTCGCGGTGGTGCGCGCCTTCATGGCGCATCATCAGGGCATGTCGATCGTCGCGATCGCCAATGCGCTGCTGAACGGCCGTCTGCGCGGTTTTTTCCACGCCGAACCGGCAATCCAGGCCACCGAGCTGCTGCTGCAGGAGCGCATGCCCAGCAGAGTCGCGGTTGCGCATCTGCGGGTCGACGAGGAACGCGTCGATGTTGCGATGCGTGGAACCGGGCCCGCGGTGGCAAGGCGTCTGTTTTCGGCGGATGGACCCTTGCCCGCTACCCACTTGCTTTCCAATGGTCGTTACACCGTGATGCTGACGGCAGCCGGGTCAGGATACAGCCGTCGTGGCAATGTGGCCGTCACGCGTTGGCGCGAGGATGCCACATGCGACGACTCGGGCAGCTACCTGTATCTGCGCGATGCGGAAAGCGGCGAACTCTGGTCGGCGACGTGGCAGCCAATCGGAGCCGTCCCGGATCGGTACGAAGTGAAATTCATGGAAGACCGCGCGCAGTTTCTGCGCCAAGACGGCACGCTGACCACCACGTTCGATGTGGTCGTATCGCCCGAGGAGGACGCGGAAGTGCGGCGAGTCTCGTTGACCAACGAGGGCGCGCGCGTGCGTGTCATCGAGTTCACGTCCTACGCGGAGATCGTGCTTGCTCCGCCGGCCGCCGATCAGTCGCATCCGTCATTCTCGAAACTGTTCGTCGAAACCGAGTTTTTGCCTGGATCCAATGCCATTCTGGCGACGCGCCGTCGACGCGAAGTGGGCGAGCCCGAGGTCTGGGCCGCGCATCTTGCGCAAATATCGGGCGATGCCGTCGGGGCGGTCGAAATCGAAACCGATCGGGCACGGTTCATCGGGCGCGGGAAAAGCGTGCGCCTCCCGCAGGGCCTCGCCAGCGGGCGGCGGCTTGGCAATTCGGCGGGCGTGGTGCTCGACGCCGTCTTCGTCCTGCGCCAGCGTTTGTGCATTAGGCCAGGCGAGACGGCCAGCGTTGATTTCTGGACCATTGTCGCCGACTCGCGGACTCAATTGCTGGACTTGGTGGACAAGCATCGAGATGGCGAGCCGTTTGCACGGGCGGCGATGCTGGCCTGGACTCAGGCCCAGATACAACTGCGCCACATTGGCGTGAGTCCCGACGAGGCCTGCCTGTTCCAACAGATGGCTGGCCACCTACTGTACAACGATGCGTCGCTGCGGCCGGCTTCGGCCGCATTGCTGCGCGGCACGGCAGCCGTGCAGGCCGCGGGCGGCATTGGCGCCGCGCCGCTTTGGGCGCATGGCGTGTCCGGCGATCTGCCGATTCTGCTGGTGCGAATCGATGACGTCGAGCACATGGCGCTGGTGCGCCAATTGGTGCATGCCCATGAATACTGGCGCATGAAGCGGTTCGCGGTCGATCTGGTCATCATCAACGAGCGTGTGATGTCGTATGCGCAGGAGTTGCAGGCGGCCCTCGAAACGCTGGTGCGCTCCCGGCAAGTGCAGCCTGCGCCTATCGGCGCTGTGCACGGCGATATTTTCGTGCTGCGCGCGGACCTCATGTCGGACGCGTCACTTGCGCTTTTTCCCGTGGCCGCGCGTGCGGTGCTGGCGGCGCGCAATGGCCGTCTGCTGGAGCAGCTAAGGCGCTTAACCAATTTTCGGCCTGCTACACCGCTTCGCCTTGTTTCCCCGTCTGCGCAGGCTTACCCGCCCAGGCCGGTGCTTGCGGCAGGTCTGGCGCCGGCTGCCGCGCTGGAGTGCTTTAACGGTCTTGGCGGTTTTGCCAACGGAGGCAGAGAATACGTGACGGTTCTCGCTTCGGGACAATGCACGCCGATGCCGTGGGTCAACATTGTCGCCAACCCATCTTGCGGCTTTCTGGTCTCGGCCGAGGGGAGCGGCTATACCTGGGCGTCGAACAGCCGCGATCACCCGCTGACGCCTTGGTCCAGCGATGCCGTCGTCGATCCTCCCGCGGAAGTGTTCTACGTTCGCGACGACGAAACCGGGGTGCTTTGGGGGCCTCAGGCCAATCCCATGCGCCGCAACCCCCAGGGCGCGGCATCCTATGTCGCGCGTCATGGCCAGGGCTACAGCCGGTTTACGCATACAGCCGAGGAGGTCGCGCTGGAGCTTCTGCAATTTGTGCCGCGAGAGGACCCTGTCAAGATTTCCCGCTTGGTGCTGCGCAATCTGTCGAGCCGGACTCGCCGGCTCTCGGTGACGGCTTATGCCGAATGGGCGCTGGGCGCGTCGCGCAGTATTGCCGCACCGCACACAGTCAGCGAGATCGACGCGCAAACGGGAGCGATGTTTGCCAGCAATGCCCGGGCCGGGGTCTACCGCGGCCGGGTGGCTTTTGCCGATCTGGCTGGCCGGCAGAGCGCATGGAGCGCCGACAGGCGCGAATTCATCGGCCGCAACGGCAGTCTGGCCAATCCGGCCGGGCTGGGGTCCGTGCCGCTGTCGGGCCGAGTCGGCGCGGGGCTGGACCCTTGCGCTGCGTTGCAAACCGAGATTGAGCTGGCGCCCGGCGGGGCGGCAGAAATCGTATTTCTGCTGGGCGAGGCTCAAGCGCCGGAAGCGGCCCGGCAGCTGATCGTCCGCTACCGCGAAGCCGATCTGGATGCCGTACTTGCCGAGGTGACCGCATTCTGGGACGAAACACTCGAAACCGTTCAGGTGGCAACGCCCGACCGGACGATGGATGTGCTGCTGAACCGCTGGCTGCTGTATCAGACGCTGGCCAGCCGCATCTGGGCGCGCGCGGGCTTTTATCAGGCCAGCGGCGCTTATGGCTTTCGCGATCAGCTGCAGGATGGCATGGCGCTCGCCGTGGCGCGTCCCGAACTGACCCGTGAGCATCTTCTGCGCGCAGCGGCCAGGCAGTTCCAGGAGGGCGACGTGCAGCATTGGTGGTTGCCCGACGACGGTGCCGGCGTGCGCACACATATTTCGGACGATAGGGCATGGTTGGCCTACACTGCGGCCCAGTACATCGAAGTAACGGGCGATAACGCGATTCTCGACGTGATGGTGCCGTTTATCGAGGGGCCGCCCTTGGCCGCGGGCGAGCACGACGCCTATTTCACGCCGCGCGTGTCGCAGACCAGTGTGCCGCTTTTTGAGCATTGCGCGCGCGCGCTCGATCAAAGCCTTGGTCTGTTCGGTGCGCATGGCTTGCCGCTGATGGGTACCGGCGACTGGAACGACGGCATGAACCGGGTCGGCGCGGCGGGGCGCGGCGAAAGTGTGTGGCTAGGCTGGTTCCTCTATGCCACGCTCTTGGCCTTTGAACCCTTGGCGCGGTCGCGCGCAGACAGTGAGCGGGCTGACCGCTGGCTGCTGCGCGTCGAAGCCTTGCGAGAGGCGCTGGAAAGCGCGGGGTGGGACGGCCAGTGGTATCGGCGCGGCTATTACGACGATGGCACGCCGCTCGGATCGGCCGCCAACGACGAATGCGCGATCGATGCCATTGCCCAGTCCTGGAGCGTTTTGTCAGGCGCGGCCGATGCGTCGCGGGCAGAATGCGCGATGGCGGCGCTGGACGATCGGCTGATCCGTCGCGACGAGGGTCTTGCCCTGCTGTTTGACCCGCCGTTCGATCATGGGCAGGCAGATCCCGGCTATATCAAGGGCTATCCGCCGGGCATCCGGGAAAACGGCGGTCAATATACGCATGCCGCGGTCTGGTCTATGCTGGCATTCGCCAAGATGGGCGACGGCGATCGCGCAGCCCATCTGTTTTCGCTGCTCAATCCCATCAATCGCAGCTTCACGCGTAGCGGGATGAACCGCTACAAGGTCGAGCCGTATGTCATGGCGGCCGACGTCTACTCGGTCGATCCCCATGCGGGGCGCGGCGGGTGGACCTGGTATACCGGCTCGGCGGGATGGATGTACCGCGCCGGCATCGAAGGGCTGCTTGGCTTGCGCAAGCGCGGCGCGCAACTCTCCATTGATCCGTGCATACCCAGGATATGGCCGGGTTTTACCGCGGTGTTGCGTCATGGCGCGGCCCGGTACGAGATCACGGTGGAAAATCCGCAAGGCGTCAATCGCGGCGTAAGCCGTATCGTCATGGACGGTATCGAATTCGAATCCGGCAAGACAGCAGTGCCCTTGGTGGACGACGCGGCGCGCCATCGGGTGACGGTGACGCTGGGCAGGCCCTAG
- a CDS encoding slipin family protein codes for MNQIPLFLSLVVVLAGIAAGQWINFYLGGVLIVVGILVGLSAKVANVWEKFVILRLGKLQSVKGAGFFMIVPLLDRIVAIIDERIQTTAFNAEQALTKDTVPVNVDAIIFWHVNDAQKAALSITDYRQAIDRVAQTTLRELIGASMLSTLLSDRVQADSHLRIEIEGKTAAWGIAVSSVEIRDVAIPVALQDAMSRQAQAEREKQARVILGSSEAAIASNFVEAARIYESQPGALQLRAMNIIYETTKERGATILMPTSMVDSLNPVLALAVAGREIATDRNAVASPLKTAA; via the coding sequence ATGAACCAGATTCCCTTATTTTTATCTCTTGTGGTTGTCCTGGCCGGTATTGCCGCTGGCCAATGGATCAATTTTTATCTGGGGGGCGTGCTGATTGTCGTCGGGATTCTCGTCGGCCTGTCCGCCAAGGTGGCCAATGTATGGGAAAAGTTCGTGATCCTGCGGCTGGGCAAGCTGCAAAGCGTCAAGGGGGCCGGATTTTTCATGATCGTGCCCTTGCTGGATCGCATTGTGGCAATCATTGATGAACGGATCCAGACCACGGCTTTCAACGCTGAGCAGGCTTTAACCAAGGATACGGTGCCGGTCAATGTCGATGCGATTATCTTCTGGCATGTGAACGACGCGCAAAAGGCGGCTTTATCGATTACCGATTATCGCCAGGCCATCGACCGAGTGGCTCAGACGACTTTACGGGAATTGATCGGCGCTTCGATGCTCTCGACGCTGCTCTCGGATCGCGTCCAAGCGGACTCGCATCTGCGGATCGAAATAGAAGGCAAGACTGCCGCATGGGGTATTGCGGTCAGTTCGGTGGAGATCCGGGATGTCGCGATTCCGGTTGCGCTGCAGGATGCGATGTCCCGCCAGGCGCAGGCCGAACGCGAAAAGCAGGCACGCGTGATTCTGGGTTCGTCGGAAGCCGCGATCGCCTCGAATTTCGTCGAGGCAGCGCGGATCTATGAAAGTCAACCCGGCGCACTGCAGCTGCGGGCGATGAATATTATTTACGAAACAACCAAGGAGCGGGGCGCCACCATTCTCATGCCGACTTCAATGGTCGATAGTCTGAATCCTGTGCTTGCGCTGGCTGTCGCAGGTCGGGAAATCGCCACAGACCGGAACGCCGTCGCCAGCCCGCTCAAGACGGCAGCCTAA
- a CDS encoding transaldolase, producing MNATTRLHALGQSLWLDNITRDLLTSGTLERYRTELCITGLTSNLAAFDQAIRDTAVYDDAIGWKIRQGMPCETLFFELAMEDLTRAATLFRLVHEASHGMEGWVSLEVSPLLADDVAGTIDTARWLHTSAQCNNLFIKIPGTAAGIQAAEELIFAGVPINITLLFSRGHYIAAAGAYARGIRRRVYAGLDPKVHCVASIFVSRWDQAVKDMIPPALRNRLGIAVARQIYKTYRERLIAPQWRELARNGALPQRLVWASTGTRDPTLRSGYYVEALAAPHTINTLPGKTMLEFAERGEVRGAMRDDGGDSESLLAEFAQAGVGIPALAAQLQDEGRLSFIRSWNKLMNLIAAKGKPT from the coding sequence ATGAATGCGACAACCCGGCTTCATGCCCTAGGTCAAAGCCTATGGCTTGACAACATCACGCGCGATCTTCTGACCAGCGGCACGCTCGAGCGCTACCGCACCGAACTGTGCATAACGGGGTTGACGTCCAATCTGGCCGCCTTCGATCAGGCCATCCGCGACACGGCCGTCTACGACGACGCCATTGGCTGGAAGATCCGGCAAGGCATGCCATGCGAAACACTATTCTTCGAGCTGGCAATGGAAGACCTGACACGGGCCGCCACGCTGTTTCGCCTTGTTCATGAAGCAAGCCATGGCATGGAAGGCTGGGTCTCGCTGGAGGTTTCTCCGCTGCTGGCCGATGACGTGGCTGGAACAATCGATACAGCCAGATGGCTTCATACCAGCGCGCAATGCAACAACCTTTTCATCAAAATCCCGGGCACGGCGGCGGGAATTCAGGCCGCCGAAGAACTGATCTTCGCCGGCGTTCCGATCAACATCACGCTGCTATTTTCGCGCGGACACTATATCGCCGCGGCCGGCGCCTACGCACGCGGCATCCGACGCAGGGTTTACGCAGGCCTCGACCCGAAAGTCCATTGCGTGGCATCGATTTTCGTCAGCCGATGGGATCAGGCCGTCAAGGACATGATCCCGCCCGCACTGCGCAACCGATTGGGCATTGCCGTCGCCAGGCAAATATACAAAACCTATCGAGAACGGCTGATTGCGCCGCAATGGCGCGAGCTGGCCAGGAACGGCGCTCTGCCCCAACGGCTGGTGTGGGCCAGCACAGGAACGAGAGACCCGACGCTGCGCAGCGGATACTACGTCGAGGCGCTTGCCGCACCGCACACCATCAACACCCTGCCGGGAAAAACCATGCTCGAATTCGCCGAGCGGGGCGAGGTGCGCGGGGCGATGCGCGACGATGGCGGCGACTCCGAATCCTTGCTTGCCGAATTCGCGCAGGCTGGCGTGGGCATTCCAGCGCTTGCCGCGCAACTCCAGGACGAAGGCCGGCTTTCTTTCATTCGATCCTGGAACAAGCTGATGAACCTCATCGCTGCGAAAGGCAAACCCACTTGA